In Calditrichota bacterium, a single window of DNA contains:
- a CDS encoding DEAD/DEAH box helicase, with product MTTFEKIGIESKLAEGIADLGFENPMPIQEKVIPVLLKEKRDIIALAQTGTGKTAAFGLPLIQLINPNFNKPQVLILSPTRELCLQITNDLKNYAKHIRGLNIVAIYGGADMGRQIRALGDGAHIIVATPGRMDDLLNRRKKVDTSAIETVVLDEADEMLTMGFKDELDAILEQMPETKNTLLFSATMSGEVRRISKNYMVAPLEISVGDRNVGAENVDHICYQVHEKNRYQALKRIVDFHPSIYGIIFCRTREETKQVAKKLMHDGYNADALHGDLSQAQRETVMQKFRIKNLQLLTATDVAARGLDVKDLTHIINYNLPDEAILYIHRSGRTGRAGQNGVSIAITNLREKAKITKIERLLKKKFQTLPVPTGKEICESQLLNIVDRLEKVEIDEAEINNFLPAVQEKLAHLNRDEIIKLLIAREFNQFLNYYKDADDLKTPVASERSSTTRSQKREKFDNFPGDRSRTRIKSNYRRDRSEKGFARFYINLGEKDRLTPPELIGLVNRSTRNRNINIGKIDILRKFSFFEVDEMYTDDVLDGFKNMIFNKRNVIVEITNGEKIEKRPVPSFHQKRKDAKRKKAKAWSY from the coding sequence ATGACAACATTTGAAAAAATCGGTATTGAATCTAAATTAGCAGAAGGTATCGCTGACCTCGGTTTTGAAAACCCCATGCCAATTCAGGAGAAAGTCATCCCGGTTTTGCTGAAGGAAAAAAGAGACATCATCGCGCTGGCGCAGACAGGAACCGGTAAAACCGCCGCTTTCGGCTTGCCTTTGATTCAATTAATCAATCCGAACTTTAATAAACCGCAAGTGCTCATTCTCTCGCCGACGCGGGAACTGTGCTTACAGATCACCAATGATCTGAAAAACTACGCCAAGCACATCCGCGGTTTGAATATCGTCGCCATTTACGGCGGCGCTGATATGGGCAGACAAATTCGCGCGCTGGGCGACGGGGCGCACATTATCGTTGCCACGCCCGGCAGAATGGACGATCTGCTTAACCGAAGAAAAAAAGTTGACACTTCTGCCATCGAAACAGTGGTACTGGACGAGGCCGATGAGATGTTGACCATGGGCTTCAAAGATGAGTTGGACGCCATTCTTGAGCAAATGCCGGAAACGAAAAACACGCTGTTGTTTTCCGCCACCATGTCCGGTGAAGTCAGGCGTATCAGCAAAAATTACATGGTCGCGCCGCTGGAAATATCTGTCGGCGATCGCAATGTGGGCGCGGAAAATGTCGACCACATCTGCTACCAGGTGCACGAAAAAAATCGCTACCAGGCGCTGAAACGAATCGTTGATTTTCATCCGAGCATTTACGGCATCATCTTTTGCCGCACCCGCGAAGAGACCAAACAGGTGGCTAAAAAATTAATGCACGACGGTTACAACGCCGACGCGCTGCACGGCGATCTTTCGCAGGCGCAACGGGAAACAGTGATGCAAAAATTTCGCATTAAAAATCTGCAACTGCTCACCGCGACCGACGTTGCCGCGCGGGGGCTGGACGTGAAAGATTTGACGCATATTATTAATTACAACCTGCCGGACGAGGCAATTTTGTACATTCACCGCAGCGGCAGAACTGGTCGCGCCGGACAAAATGGCGTTTCCATTGCGATTACTAATCTGCGCGAAAAGGCGAAAATCACTAAAATCGAACGGCTGTTGAAGAAAAAATTTCAAACGCTGCCGGTGCCCACGGGCAAAGAAATTTGCGAAAGTCAATTGCTCAACATCGTTGACAGACTGGAGAAAGTTGAGATTGATGAAGCTGAAATCAACAATTTTTTGCCTGCCGTACAGGAGAAATTGGCGCATCTTAATCGCGATGAAATCATCAAACTTCTCATTGCCAGGGAATTCAATCAATTTCTAAATTATTACAAAGATGCGGATGATTTGAAGACGCCTGTGGCAAGTGAGAGAAGTTCAACAACGCGGTCGCAAAAGCGGGAGAAATTCGACAACTTCCCGGGAGATCGTTCGCGCACTCGAATCAAATCTAATTACCGGCGCGATAGATCGGAGAAAGGTTTCGCCAGATTTTACATCAATTTGGGTGAGAAAGACCGGCTCACGCCGCCGGAACTCATCGGACTGGTGAACCGCAGCACGCGGAACAGAAACATCAACATCGGCAAAATCGACATCCTGCGGAAATTTTCGTTTTTTGAAGTGGATGAAATGTATACCGATGATGTACTGGACGGTTTTAAAAATATGATTTTTAACAAAAGAAATGTCATCGTGGAAATCACCAACGGCGAAAAAATCGAAAAAAGACCTGTGCCTTCTTTTCATCAAAAGAGAAAAGACGCCAAGCGAAAAAAAGCGAAAGCGTGGAGCTATTGA